CAGCAAGAAGGCAGTGGACGTGTTTGCGCCCGGCGTGGGCATTTTCAGCACGCTGCCCGGCAGCTCCTACGGCAACGAAAGCGGCACCAGCATGGCCTCGCCCGTGACGGCCGGCGTGGCCGCCGTGCTCAAGTCCTACTTTCCCAAGCTCACGGCTACGGATTTGAAGCGCATCATCATGCAGTCGGCGCAGGTGCACCACACCCAGGTAGACGTGCCCGGCACCGAGAAAAAGGCCGATTTCAGCACGCTCTCCGTGACCGGCGGCGTGGTGGACATGTACGAGGCCGTGAAGCTGGCGCAGAAGGCCGCGCTGTAATCGTTCTGACGTGGCGCCTCACCCCCGGCCCCCTCTCCCTAGGGAGAGGGGGAGCCAGGCGATAGAAGTACTCGTCGTTTTCTGTGCAAAAAGCCCTGCCTCATGATTGAGGCAGGGCTTTTTGTTGAATTACATCGGGCTCCCCCTCTCCCTGAGGAGCGGGGTCCGGGGGGTGAGGCGTCCGTCAGCCCACGTCCACGCCCTTTTCCTCCTTCCGGAAGTGGTTCAGCACCAGCTTGTCGGTGAGGCCGGGGAAAAGCTTGTTGAGGAAAACCGTGAGCTTGCCCTGGCCGGTGAGCACCAGGGTGCGCTTGCGCTGCTGCACGGCTTTCAGGATTTCGTCGGCTACGGCTTCGCTGGTCATCATGGCGCCCTCGTCGCGCGGGCTCTCGCCCTGCGACGAGCCGTCGGCGGCCAGGGCCGTGTTGCGGATGTTGGAGGCCGTGAAGCCGGGCGCGGCCGTGAGCACGTTCACGCCCTGGTCGAGCAGTTCGGTGCGCAGGGCTTCGAGGAAGCCGTTCATGGCAAACTTGGAAGCCGAGTAGCCGGTGCGGCCCGGCAGCCCGCGGTAGCCCGCAATGCTACTGATGCCCACAATGGTGCCCTTGCTCTGCAGCAAGTGCGGCAGGGCAAACTTGGTGGTGAAAACGGTACCGAAGAAGTTGGTTTGCATGAGCCGCTTGATGACGTCGAGGTCGGCGTCCTGAAAGCGGGCGCGCATGCTGATGCCGGCGTTGTTGATGAGGACGTCCAGCCCTCCGAGGTATGCCACGGTTTCACGCACGGCGCGCTCGGCGGCGGCTTCGTCGCCCACATCGGCAATGAGCGTAAGGTTGGAAGAGACGCCGGCGGCCACCAAGGCCTGCGCCGTATCGGCCAGTTTTAAGGGGTCGCGGCCGGTGACGGCGACCCGGTAGCCGGCGCGGCCGAAAGCCAGGGCGCAGGCCCGGCCAATGCCGGAGGTGCCGCCCGTGATGAGAACCGTGGGAGTAGGCATAAATAGTCAGATTTCGGGGCCCGCGCCGGGGCCGGGACAGCGCAATGGCGCAAGCGCCGGGCAAACTTACGGCCGCGGTTTACGATTTTTCCCGGCCCCGGTTAAACCCGGTTTGCGGAAGGTAGTCAGCAGTGCTGGCGGCCGGGTTTCGGCGGCTGAAAGCACGCATTGGTGGGACCGAGCCGGCACATCGGCGACTTAAATAGAATAATAGCCGATTTTGGCCTTTCTATCCCGGTTTCTTGCTTACATTTATCCACTGAATTCTATTGTTTTCCCCCAAAATACCGTATGCACCCACTCTTACGTTCTTGGTCCCGCGTTGCCCCGGGCGTTGCTGCCGTTTTGTTATCCCTGGGCTTGTCAACGGCGGCGGAAGCCCAGTGCCCGGTGGCGGCGGCCTGCACCCCGGGCACGGCCAGCATCGCCAACCCGGCCCTCTACGGCATGGCCATTCTGGGCGTGACGGTGGGCAACACCGTGCTGGCCAACCGGACGATTTACACTGCGGGCTACCGCGACTTCAGCTGCACCGTGGCCGCCGTGCCGCTGGTGGTGGGCCAGAGCTACCCCATCAGCATCCGCACCACCACCACGGCCGTGCAGAACGTGCGGGTGTACATTGACTACAACAACGACGGGGCCTTTACCGGCAGCGACGAGCTGGTGTACCAGGACATTAACCCCGCCGGCAGCTCCCCGGCCAACCCGCACGTGGGCACGTTCTCGCCGCCCGCCACCGCCACCCTGGGCGCCCGCCTGCGCCTGCGCGTGGCCACCGACTACATCAACAGCCCGCTGCCCACTTCGTGCTCCACGCCGGTGTACTCGCAAGACGAGGACTACAGCGTGACGCTCTCGGCCAACGTGAGCCCGCCGCTGGCGGCCTTCACCACCAACGGCACCACCACCTGCTCGGGATGCGTGCAGTTCACCGACGCCAGCCAGAACATTCCCACCGCCTGGCTCTGGACCTTCGGCGACGGCACCACCAGCACCCTGCAGAACCCCAACCACTGCTACACCGCGGCCGGCACCTACGCCGTGACCCTGCGCGCTACCAACGCCGCCGGCAACAACACCAGCGCCGCCACCACCATCACCTACAACACCACGGTGCCGGTGGCGGCCAGCTGCACGCCCAGCACCACCAACTTCTTCGCCAACTACGGCATCGTGCGGTTCCGGCTGGGCACCATCGACAACGCCTCGGCCGACGGCAGCGCCGGCTACCAGGACTTCACCTGCCCGCAGCGCACCGACCTGCAGGTGGGCCTCAACAACACGATGATAATCACGACGGGCGGCAGCAACGCGCACGACATCCGGGTGTATCTGGACCTGAACAACGACGGCGTGCTGGCCACCAGCGAGCTGGTGTACCAGGGCCTGAACTCGCCCAGCCCCGGCCCCACCGCCACCCTGAACCTGCCCGCCAGCACCGTGCTCAACCAGCCCCTACGCCTGCGCGTGGTAGCCGATGCCGTGGGCAGCAACCCCGGCCCCTGCACCAACCAGGTGAGCGGCCAGGCCGAAGACTACACCGTGGTGGCCCGCCCCAACACCTCGCCGCCCATCGTCAACTTCAGCAGCAACTACGTGGCCGGCGGCTGCGTGAATCCGGTTCAGTTCAACGACCTGAGCACCAACGCCCCCACTGCCTGGCTCTGGACCTTCGGCGACGGCGCCACCAGCACCCTGCAGAACCCCTCGCACCAGTACCTGGCCTCGGGCACCTACACCGTGAGCCTGCAGGCCACCAACGCCAACGGCGCCGCCACCGTGACGCGCGCCAACTACCTCACCATTCAGGTGCCCTGCCTGGTGTACTGCGCCTCCAACGGCACGGGGGGCACCGGGCCCGGCGGCACCCAGCAGGCCAGCCCCTTCTACATCACCTCCGTGAGCGTGCCGGGGGCCGCGCCGGCCTTCACCAACACCTCGCTGAACTCGACGGGCGGCTACGGCAACTTCACCAGCTTGCCCATCACGCTCACCACCCGCTCGATGACCCTCACCGTGAGCACCAACCTGACGGCGGCGCACCGCACCTCGGTGTGGATGGACCTGAACGTGGACGGCGTGTTCGACAACAACACCGAGCTGGTGGCCAACGGGCTGTCGCCCGCCGGCAGTGCCTCCTACACGGCCACCTTTGCCATCAATAGCTCGGTGAGCAACCTCAACACCCGCATGCGCGTGCTGGTGGTGGCCAACACCAACGCGCCCAGCCCCTGCGGCGTGAACATCCTGAACGCCGAAGTGGAGGACTACCAGGTGCGGGTGCAGCCCTTGGCTGCGCGCGACGCCCAGGCCCTGCCAGGCCTGACCGTGTTCCCCAACCCCACCGCCGACGGCCTGCTGCGCCTCAACCTGGCCGAGGCCAGCGCCGCCGGCACCTACGCCGTGGCCGTGCAGAACCTGCTGGGCGCCACCGTGCTGAACACCTCCCTGCGCCTGAGCCCCACCGCCGACGCCCAGCTCGACCTGAGCCGCCTGGCGCCGGGCGTGTACGTGCTGCACCTGCGCGATGCCCAGGGCCAGACGGCCGTGCGCCGCGTGGTGCGCCAGTAGTTTTTGTCACCTTTCACTTTTCATTGACCCCGCTCATAACACCGGCGGCCGGCGGGCCGCCGGCCTGTTTTTCTGCATTCCCTTCTTCATCTTCTTGTATGTTTAAAACCTTACCACGGCGTTTTTTTGGGGCGATTCTGCTGCTGGCCCTGCTGGTGCTGGGGGCGCGGCCGGCACAGGCCACCCACTTGCTGGGCGGCGAAATGAGCTACCGCTACCTCGATGCCAACGGCACCACGGCCAGCCCTTTCCGGTACGAAATCACCGTCACCATCTACA
This DNA window, taken from Hymenobacter sp. 5317J-9, encodes the following:
- a CDS encoding SDR family oxidoreductase, encoding MPTPTVLITGGTSGIGRACALAFGRAGYRVAVTGRDPLKLADTAQALVAAGVSSNLTLIADVGDEAAAERAVRETVAYLGGLDVLINNAGISMRARFQDADLDVIKRLMQTNFFGTVFTTKFALPHLLQSKGTIVGISSIAGYRGLPGRTGYSASKFAMNGFLEALRTELLDQGVNVLTAAPGFTASNIRNTALAADGSSQGESPRDEGAMMTSEAVADEILKAVQQRKRTLVLTGQGKLTVFLNKLFPGLTDKLVLNHFRKEEKGVDVG
- a CDS encoding GEVED domain-containing protein; protein product: MSTAAEAQCPVAAACTPGTASIANPALYGMAILGVTVGNTVLANRTIYTAGYRDFSCTVAAVPLVVGQSYPISIRTTTTAVQNVRVYIDYNNDGAFTGSDELVYQDINPAGSSPANPHVGTFSPPATATLGARLRLRVATDYINSPLPTSCSTPVYSQDEDYSVTLSANVSPPLAAFTTNGTTTCSGCVQFTDASQNIPTAWLWTFGDGTTSTLQNPNHCYTAAGTYAVTLRATNAAGNNTSAATTITYNTTVPVAASCTPSTTNFFANYGIVRFRLGTIDNASADGSAGYQDFTCPQRTDLQVGLNNTMIITTGGSNAHDIRVYLDLNNDGVLATSELVYQGLNSPSPGPTATLNLPASTVLNQPLRLRVVADAVGSNPGPCTNQVSGQAEDYTVVARPNTSPPIVNFSSNYVAGGCVNPVQFNDLSTNAPTAWLWTFGDGATSTLQNPSHQYLASGTYTVSLQATNANGAATVTRANYLTIQVPCLVYCASNGTGGTGPGGTQQASPFYITSVSVPGAAPAFTNTSLNSTGGYGNFTSLPITLTTRSMTLTVSTNLTAAHRTSVWMDLNVDGVFDNNTELVANGLSPAGSASYTATFAINSSVSNLNTRMRVLVVANTNAPSPCGVNILNAEVEDYQVRVQPLAARDAQALPGLTVFPNPTADGLLRLNLAEASAAGTYAVAVQNLLGATVLNTSLRLSPTADAQLDLSRLAPGVYVLHLRDAQGQTAVRRVVRQ